A single genomic interval of Mauremys reevesii isolate NIE-2019 linkage group 24, ASM1616193v1, whole genome shotgun sequence harbors:
- the LOC120390400 gene encoding uncharacterized protein LOC120390400 isoform X2 yields the protein MSPGLAEKLNFKWITKVLSCLSLLTGLLALVSPYWVEVDSPGFKTNLGLWNMCINWFCKNIPVGSGAGPTLAPVAFEVAKALMTLSTLLGFIAVCSVLTSFHTFRKYRLAAVTNLLTGLLMLLSILIFGLSFSKIATAFHPEVEAHRGWSFFVACLACFLFLLSGLVSLITHTQCCETPTEHLNQVAPQWGRSWPGSTAQIHQNQPGQDLPPPV from the exons A tgtctcctGGGCTGGCTGAGAAGCTGAATTTCAAGTGGATAACCAAGGTCCTCTCCTGCCTGAGCCTCCTGACTGGGCTGCTGGCGCTGGTCTCCCCGTACTGGGTGGAAGTCGACAGTCCCGGGTTCAAGACCAACTTGGGGCTGTGGAACATGTGCATCAACTGGTTCTGCAAAAACATCCCTGTGGGGTCAGGTGCTGGACCCACATTGGCCCCTG TGGCATTCGAGGTGGCCAAAGCGCTGATGACGCTCTCCACTCTGCTGGGGTTCATCGCCGTCTGCTCCGTCCTCACCTCCTTCCACACCTTCCGCAAATACAGGCTGGCCGCTGTCACCAACCTCTTGACAG GGCTCCTCATGCTCCTCAGCATCCTCATCTTCGGGTTGTCGTTCTCCAAGATCGCGACCGCCTTCCACCCCGAGGTGGAAGCCCATCGCGGCTGGTCCTTCTTCGTGGCCTGCCTGGCCTGCTTCCTCTTCCTGCTCAGCG gACTCGTGAGTCTCATCACCCACACCCAGTGCTGCGAGACGCCCACCGAGCACCTCAACCAAGTGGCCCCCCAATGGGGCAGGTCCTGGCCCGGCTCCACGGCCCAGATTCACCAGAACCAACCCGGCCAGGATCTGCCCCCGCCGGTGTGA
- the LOC120390400 gene encoding uncharacterized protein LOC120390400 isoform X3 — protein sequence MSPGLAEKLNFKWITKVLSCLSLLTGLLALVSPYWVEVDSPGFKTNLGLWNMCINWFCKNIPVGSVAFEVAKALMTLSTLLGFIAVCSVLTSFHTFRKYRLAAVTNLLTGLLMLLSILIFGLSFSKIATAFHPEVEAHRGWSFFVACLACFLFLLSGLVSLITHTQCCETPTEHLNQVAPQWGRSWPGSTAQIHQNQPGQDLPPPV from the exons A tgtctcctGGGCTGGCTGAGAAGCTGAATTTCAAGTGGATAACCAAGGTCCTCTCCTGCCTGAGCCTCCTGACTGGGCTGCTGGCGCTGGTCTCCCCGTACTGGGTGGAAGTCGACAGTCCCGGGTTCAAGACCAACTTGGGGCTGTGGAACATGTGCATCAACTGGTTCTGCAAAAACATCCCTGTGGGGTCAG TGGCATTCGAGGTGGCCAAAGCGCTGATGACGCTCTCCACTCTGCTGGGGTTCATCGCCGTCTGCTCCGTCCTCACCTCCTTCCACACCTTCCGCAAATACAGGCTGGCCGCTGTCACCAACCTCTTGACAG GGCTCCTCATGCTCCTCAGCATCCTCATCTTCGGGTTGTCGTTCTCCAAGATCGCGACCGCCTTCCACCCCGAGGTGGAAGCCCATCGCGGCTGGTCCTTCTTCGTGGCCTGCCTGGCCTGCTTCCTCTTCCTGCTCAGCG gACTCGTGAGTCTCATCACCCACACCCAGTGCTGCGAGACGCCCACCGAGCACCTCAACCAAGTGGCCCCCCAATGGGGCAGGTCCTGGCCCGGCTCCACGGCCCAGATTCACCAGAACCAACCCGGCCAGGATCTGCCCCCGCCGGTGTGA